Proteins found in one Paraburkholderia caballeronis genomic segment:
- a CDS encoding IclR family transcriptional regulator → MSASILPTSIASPDAPIDERKFVVALARGLELLRAFRPGETLLGNRDFVERTGLPKATVNRLAYTLTVLGYLRFDDTFGKYALDAGVLSLGFALLSGNDTLELARPHMRSFAREVGAAVSLGCRDGLDMVYLETIRSETALTLGLASGSKLSMLTSSMGRAYLAVQTPDARAALIADLQKAAGPDGPALVTAAQREIDAFATERCCYSFRDWHDDVNAVAVPFREPRDGRWLVLSCSGPASSMGKEVFRERVAPLLKQLARRLGNTA, encoded by the coding sequence ATGTCTGCATCGATTTTGCCCACCTCCATCGCGTCGCCCGACGCGCCGATCGACGAGCGCAAGTTCGTCGTCGCGCTGGCGCGCGGTCTCGAATTACTACGTGCATTTCGTCCCGGCGAGACATTGCTCGGCAACCGCGATTTCGTCGAACGCACCGGTTTGCCGAAGGCGACCGTCAACCGGCTCGCTTACACGCTGACGGTGCTCGGCTACCTGCGCTTCGACGATACGTTCGGCAAATATGCGCTGGACGCCGGCGTGCTGTCGCTCGGCTTCGCGCTGCTGTCCGGCAACGACACGCTCGAACTGGCGCGGCCGCACATGCGGTCGTTCGCGCGGGAGGTGGGGGCGGCCGTGTCGCTCGGATGTCGTGACGGGCTCGACATGGTGTATCTCGAAACGATCCGCAGCGAGACCGCGCTGACGCTCGGACTCGCGTCGGGATCGAAGTTGTCGATGCTGACGAGTTCGATGGGGCGCGCGTATCTGGCGGTGCAGACGCCGGACGCGCGCGCGGCGCTGATCGCCGATTTGCAGAAGGCGGCGGGACCTGACGGACCCGCGCTCGTCACGGCCGCGCAGCGCGAGATCGACGCGTTCGCGACCGAGCGGTGCTGTTATTCGTTCCGCGACTGGCACGACGACGTGAACGCGGTCGCGGTGCCGTTCCGCGAGCCGCGTGATGGACGCTGGCTCGTGCTCAGTTGCAGCGGGCCGGCGTCGTCGATGGGCAAGGAGGTGTTTCGCGAGCGCGTTGCGCCATTGCTGAAGCAGCTCGCGAGGCGGCTCGGCAATACTGCGTGA
- a CDS encoding acyl-CoA dehydrogenase, whose amino-acid sequence MAANAQFQWEDPLLLDQQLTEDERMVRDAALAYSRDKLAPRVLEAFRHESTDPAIFREMGEIGLLGPTIPEQYGGPGLNYVSYGLIAREVERVDSGYRSMMSVQSSLVMVPIFEFGSDAQKEKYLPKLASGEWIGCFGLTEPNHGSDPGSMVTRAKKVNGGYSLSGAKMWITNSPIADVFVVWAKLEEDGKDDIRGFILEKGWKGLSAPAIHGKVGLRASITGEIVMDEVFVPEENLMPGVKGLRGPFTCLNSARYGIAWGALGAAEACWHTARQYVLDRKQFGRPLAANQLIQKKLADMQTEITLGLQGVLRLGRMKDEGTAAVEITSIMKRNSCGKSLDIARLARDMLGGNGISDEFGVARHLVNLEVVNTYEGTHDIHALILGRAQTGIQAFF is encoded by the coding sequence ATGGCCGCAAACGCCCAGTTTCAATGGGAAGATCCGCTGCTGCTCGACCAGCAGCTCACCGAAGACGAACGCATGGTGCGCGACGCCGCGCTCGCGTATTCGCGGGACAAGCTCGCGCCGCGCGTCCTCGAAGCGTTCCGTCACGAATCGACCGATCCCGCGATCTTCCGCGAAATGGGCGAAATCGGCCTGCTCGGCCCTACGATCCCCGAGCAGTATGGCGGCCCCGGCCTCAACTACGTGAGCTACGGGCTGATCGCGCGCGAAGTCGAACGCGTCGATTCCGGCTATCGCTCGATGATGTCCGTGCAGTCGTCGCTCGTGATGGTGCCGATCTTCGAATTCGGCTCGGACGCGCAGAAAGAGAAGTACCTGCCGAAGCTCGCAAGCGGCGAGTGGATCGGCTGCTTCGGCTTGACCGAGCCGAATCACGGCTCCGATCCCGGCAGCATGGTCACCCGCGCGAAGAAGGTGAACGGCGGTTATTCGCTGTCCGGCGCGAAGATGTGGATCACGAACTCGCCGATCGCCGACGTGTTCGTCGTGTGGGCGAAGCTCGAAGAGGACGGCAAGGACGACATCCGCGGCTTCATCCTCGAAAAAGGCTGGAAGGGCCTGTCGGCGCCGGCGATTCACGGCAAGGTCGGCCTGCGCGCGTCGATCACCGGCGAAATCGTGATGGACGAAGTGTTCGTTCCGGAAGAAAACCTGATGCCGGGCGTGAAGGGCCTGCGCGGACCGTTCACGTGCCTGAACTCGGCACGCTACGGGATCGCGTGGGGTGCGCTCGGCGCGGCCGAAGCCTGCTGGCACACCGCGCGCCAATACGTGCTCGACCGCAAGCAGTTCGGCCGCCCGCTGGCCGCGAACCAGTTGATCCAGAAGAAACTCGCCGACATGCAGACCGAAATCACGCTCGGCCTGCAAGGCGTGCTGCGGCTCGGCCGCATGAAGGACGAAGGCACGGCGGCAGTCGAGATCACGTCGATCATGAAGCGCAACTCGTGCGGCAAATCGCTCGACATCGCGCGGCTCGCGCGCGACATGCTCGGCGGCAATGGGATCTCCGACGAGTTCGGCGTCGCGCGGCACCTGGTGAACCTCGAAGTCGTGAACACGTACGAAGGCACGCACGACATCCACGCACTGATTCTCGGCCGCGCGCAAACCGGCATTCAGGCGTTCTTCTGA